Proteins encoded in a region of the Antedon mediterranea chromosome 2, ecAntMedi1.1, whole genome shotgun sequence genome:
- the LOC140039787 gene encoding uncharacterized protein, translated as MLFTYFCSPGYDNLQGKLIVAGDCRHDSPGHNATFGTYSLMDTDTDLILASKTVSVNEEGIPNSHHLENVGLKRCLEELKEHKLNVDIISTDRHPMIGKTLRENYPEIKHEYDIWHLAKSVRKRVAAAGKKHKELQVWEKGIINHLWWSAETCQGSVTQLMERWTSIVRHIVDEHDWICGFEYMKCSHPPLEANMTKPWLTPESDAHKALQDIVTNNLLLRDLKKATEFCHTGNLEGFHNMMLKYMPKRSKFEDEGAIARTYLAVIDNNMTSNRSYATLADGESQYRLEWSKKSRMYVVRRVKEAKKYTFRKDLMKGVFDRVIHGKKTKSTFVKGKMKSYIRKETKPSKAEAVASHKSRLK; from the exons atgttgtttacATACTTTTGTTCCCCAGGATATGACAACCTACAGGGAAAGCTGATTGTAGCTGGAGACTGTAGGCATGATTCGCCGGGCCATAATGCGACATTTGGGACCTACTCTCTAATGGATACAGATACCGATCTGATATTGGCCTCTAAGACGGTATCAGTAAATGAGGAGGGGATACCAAATTCTCATCATCTTGAAAATGTTGGTTTAAAAAGATGTCTTGAAGAATTAAAG gAACACAAACTGAATGTTGATATTATATCCACTGATCGCCACCCAATGATAGGAAAGACTTTACGTGAAAACTACCCAGAGATAAAACATGAGTATGATATATGGCACCTTGCTAAATCTGTGAGAAAGAGAGTTGCAGCTGCAGGAAAGAAGCACAAAGAGTTGCAAGTGTGGGAAAAAGGCATCATTAACCATCTGTGGTGGTCAGCCGAAACCTGCCAAGGAAGTGTCACACAGCTCATG GAACGTTGGACCTCTATTGTGCGTCACATAGTTGACGAACATGATTGGATTTGTGGCTTCGAGTACATGAAGTGTAGTCATCCTCCACTTGAAGCAAACATGACAAAACCCTGGCTAACACCAGAAAGTGATGCCCATAAAGCACTACAAGATATTGTTACAAATAATTTACTTCTGCGTGACTTGAAGAAG GCAACAGAATTTTGTCACACTGGAAATTTAGAAGGATTCCATAACATGATGCTGAAGTACATGCCCAAACGTAGCAAGTTTGAGGACGAGGGAGCAATAGCTCGTACATATCTGGCTGTCATAGACAACAACATGACATCGAACAGATCATATGCAACATTGGCCGATGGTGAAAGTCAATACCGTTTGGAGTGGTCCAAAAAATCCAGAATGTATGTGGTTAGGCGTGTGAAGGAAGCAAAGAAATATACCTTCAGGAAAGACTTGATGAAAGGTGTTTTTGACCGCGTCATCCACG GCAAGAAGACTAAGTCTACCTTCGTGAAAGGAAAAATGAAGAGTTATATAAGGAAGGAGACAAAACCAAGTAAAGCTGAAGCTGTGGCAAGCCACAAGTCAAGATTGAAATAA